The genomic interval CTCAAAAACTGCCTCTACTCTTCTATCAGGGAGATTTCTGACCCAACCCTTTAGCCCCAGTGAGTTAGCAACTTCTTGTGTAAATACCCTGTAATATACGCCCTGAACTCTTCCTGATATATAAAGATGTACCCTTGCTTTCATACTATTTCACCTCGAAATTGCCGATAGAAACGAAGTGATAGAGGAGAAACACTTTTAATTAGATGGCAGACACTGCGAAAAAGACTTTAACTTGGCACTTGCAGATACATTTATCTTGTATCCATCACCACCTATTAGTGGATACTTGTTGAGTAATACATTTATAGTCTTCTCATATACACTTGAATTAACACTTTTTAAAGACTTTGAGCAGTGTCTGCCATCTAAACCTACAGAAATAGTTTTCTATTTCTATCGGCAATATTTGTTCACAATCCATTAGTTTTCTTTTTTGGGTAGTTCAATTGCCTTAACTTCTTCTTCAGGGATAAGCCTTTTTGCACCAATAAATCTCTTGACATAATAAGGTTCTTCAAGACTGTCTATCGTTACCTTTCTTGACCTTGTTGA from Dissulfurispira thermophila carries:
- a CDS encoding acylphosphatase, encoding MKARVHLYISGRVQGVYYRVFTQEVANSLGLKGWVRNLPDRRVEAVFEGEKELIEKAISMCKQGPPYANVTHIDIIWENHLENFNDFTIRY